In Paenibacillus stellifer, the DNA window TACAAGCAGAGCATCGGCGTTGCCGTCATAGCCACATCAGTTGGCAAATGGCTGAAGCTGGATGAAGAGGAACTGGGCCTGTTGACGATCGCTGCAAGCCTGTATGATATCGGTTCGGTCAAGCTTCCTTCTTCCCTGATCAATAAACCGGCAAGATTTGACTATCATGAATACGAGATCATGAAGCAGCATACCGTTCTAGGTTATGAGCTCCTGAAGAATTCGGATGTTGACCCCCGAATCGCTTTGGTTGCCCTGCAGCATCATGAGAGAGAAGATGGCAGCGGATACCCGAATGGATTACAAGGGAATCAAATTGATCGACTAAGTAAAATTGTTGCCTTGGCGGATGTTTATATGGCCATGATTTCAGAGCGGCCGCATAGACCCGCATTTACTTTTTTCGAGGTGATTAACGAAATTCATGAAGGCATTTTGAATAATCGCTTCGATCTGACCATTGGCATGACGTTTTTGGATTCGCTTCTCTCGACTCAAATCGGTTGTGAGGTCGTTCTATCGGATGGACGTAAGGGTAAGATCTTGTTGACGAACGTGAACTATCCTACTAAGCCTCTCATTGCTTTGGATCAAAATGATTTCATTGATCTAAGCAAAACAGATCTTGTCCACATCAAATATGTTATCGGATAAGGAGATAATATGAATATGATGATGAGTGATGTGTCTGTTTTCCAGCCTTTAAAGACGAACTTCTCCATTTCATCCGAGTGTTTAGGCAAGGATATTACGTTCCTGTTGGAAATATCCGGCCCGGATTATGATGAAGGAGCGACACTCAAACTTGTGAATACATTGCGCCGCAACGGATTTTCCACCATTGAGGATGTCGTAAGTGTCAGCGCGAAGCGTATTCAATTGCTAAAGTGGATTGGCGACAAATCGTTTACGCAGCTGCTTGTTCTCCTGAAGAAAGCTGAACGGAATTGATTGGCGGAAGTGGGCCGTCTCTCAGTCATTGCAGATGACTGAGAGACGGCCCTTCTTTTTTGGGGAAAATAGGCTTTCGGCGATGGTCTCAGTTCTTGGCATAGGCTTCGGCCCGGTAATGCTTGGGGGAGGAGCCCTTCACCTTTTTGAAAATTTTAGAGAACAGTAAAGCATCGTTATAACCGACTGACCGGGAAATATCTGCTATTGAAAGCTCTGCGTTACCCATCATTTCACAAGCCTTATTGATTCGATAGCGAATCAGGTAATCCTGAATGCTTAGTTGCAGCCGTTGTTTGAATAACGAGCACAAATAGCTTCGATTAAGTCCAATGAACTGAGCGATGTCCTCAATCGTAATTTTCTGGGGATAGTTCATTTCGATAAAGTCCTTTACCTTCTCCACATAAATCTCCGCCCGCGTCTCCTTAAGTTCAGGGGAAGCCGCCGGACCGAATTCCACGAGCAGTGATAACAATAAATAGAGCAGCCCAGTCAGCCTCGTCTCCCGGGCTTTGCCGAATTCTCTCGAATCGTTCATCAACTGCAAATACCGGTAAATCCTATCATCTGCGTCATAGTGAAAGATCGGGGAAGTCTTCAACAGACCCGCTTGCTTGAGAAGCAGTTTCGCCGAAGTCCCATCAAAGCCAAACCAGCAATAAGACCAGGGGTTGGCTGGATCGGCTTGATAGTAGGTGATGATATCGGGAAAAATTAAAAAGCCCTGCCCCTTCCGCAAGCGGTATTGGATACCGCCGACTTCAAAGACTCCCTCACCGCTTAAGACATAGTGAAGCAAATAGTGGCTCCGTACAGCAGGCCCAAAGAAATGGCCCGGCGTACAGTCCTCCATGCCAAATTGGGTCAGGTGCAGTTCGGGATGCTGTTTGCTGCGTGGCAAATATTCGATCACAATAAAAACTCCTCAACGAAAAATATCCAGCATTATAACATATTTAGTGAGTACTATGCCATGTACTCTATATCTGAATCTAATATATTATTTTGTGTAGTACTGACTGACATCTTGCATGAGGTTATCAAGTATTAAACCATGTTAACTGGAAAGAAGGGGTAATTGGCAATGAGCATTATCGTCCAGGAGCAAACCGGATTGTTTCATCTGCAATCATCCGGCATGAGCTATATTTTTCAAATCGTAGAGGGGTACCCGGTACATGTATATTGGGGAAACCGTTTGAAGCACCGGGAACCGATGTCCGATCTGCTGATCCATACTCCGAAAAAAGCAGGTTTGGATCGGCTGCCGCAGGAATACCCGCAATACGGGAGCGGAGACTTCCGGAATCCGGCGTACCAGGCTGAGCTTGAAGATGGCACGCGCATTACGGAGTTGAAATATGCAGGCTACCGCATCATTAAGGGAAAGCCATCCCTGACCGGATTTCCGGCCGTATATGTCGAGGACGAGGCTGAAGCGGATACGCTTGAACTGGAATTAGTGGATGCGTATTCAGGTCTCCAAGTTGTGCTAAGCTACAGCATTTTCAGTGACCGCAACGCCATCGTTCGCTCGGCCCGTCTGGTTAATGAGGGGGACAAGAAGCTGCGGCTTCGCCGTGCCCTGAGTGCCAGTGTTGATTTCCAGGGCACCCGCGATTTCGAGATCACGTACCTGACAGGCGCCTGGGCACGGGAAGGCAATATTACCCGCAAACCGCTTCATCAAGGCGAGACAAGGTTCGATAGCAAGCGAGGCATGAGCGGCCATCAATTCAATCCTTTTGCCGCACTGGTCACTCCTCAAACG includes these proteins:
- a CDS encoding HD-GYP domain-containing protein; translation: MSVNEYESFIGKRLGSNIYGSNGTLLIAKNTILRKSHIEKLANFKINLGNVEAAVIEGPDGQQAPSDNNLPAVGLSLRRSSIENRKKVKRTEMHLHEIDDLVRDNGVVPIADLEEKILPFINETAKRYNLFEVFTELREQGDFRYKQSIGVAVIATSVGKWLKLDEEELGLLTIAASLYDIGSVKLPSSLINKPARFDYHEYEIMKQHTVLGYELLKNSDVDPRIALVALQHHEREDGSGYPNGLQGNQIDRLSKIVALADVYMAMISERPHRPAFTFFEVINEIHEGILNNRFDLTIGMTFLDSLLSTQIGCEVVLSDGRKGKILLTNVNYPTKPLIALDQNDFIDLSKTDLVHIKYVIG
- a CDS encoding AraC family transcriptional regulator — encoded protein: MIEYLPRSKQHPELHLTQFGMEDCTPGHFFGPAVRSHYLLHYVLSGEGVFEVGGIQYRLRKGQGFLIFPDIITYYQADPANPWSYCWFGFDGTSAKLLLKQAGLLKTSPIFHYDADDRIYRYLQLMNDSREFGKARETRLTGLLYLLLSLLVEFGPAASPELKETRAEIYVEKVKDFIEMNYPQKITIEDIAQFIGLNRSYLCSLFKQRLQLSIQDYLIRYRINKACEMMGNAELSIADISRSVGYNDALLFSKIFKKVKGSSPKHYRAEAYAKN